The Salvelinus sp. IW2-2015 unplaced genomic scaffold, ASM291031v2 Un_scaffold4419, whole genome shotgun sequence genomic sequence ttgtcgtgccctcttcacgactgtcttggtgtgcttggaccatgtttgtttgttggtgatgtgMTCCACCATAGCCCCCGTTGATGAGattgggggtgtgctcggtcctctttttcctgtagtccacaatcatgtccttttgtcttgatcaccctgggttggtgcccccccttgggttgtgccgtggcggagatctttgtgggctatactcggccttgtctatggatggtaagttggtggttgaagatatcccttagtggttgggggctgtgctttggcaaagtgggtggggttatacccTGCCTGTTTGGCCATGTCCGGggttatcatcggatggggccacagtgtctcctgaccccctgtctcagcctccagtatttatgctgcagtagtttatgtgtcggggggctagggtcagtctgttatatctgagtatttctcctgtcttgtccggtgtcctgtgttaatttaagtatgctctctctaattctttctttctttctttctctctctcggaggacctgagccctaggaccatgcctcaggactacctggcatgatgactccttgctgtccccagtccacctgccatGCTGcttctccagtttcaactgtctgcctgcggctatgtaatcctgacctgttcaccggacgtgctacctgtcccagacctgctgttttcaactctctaagacagcaggagcggtagagatactctcatgattgtctatgaaaagccaactgacatttactcctgaggtgctgacttgttgcaccctcaacaaccatgtgattattattatttgaccatgctggtcatttatgaacatttgaacatcttggccatgttctgttataatctccacccggcacagccagaagaggactggccacccctcatagcctggttcctctctaggtttcttcctaggttttggcctttctagggagtttttcctagccacgtgcttctacacctgcattgcttgctgtttggggtttaggctgggtttctgtacagcactttgagatatcagctaatgtaagaagggcaatataatacatttgatttgatttgatcacgttgagggagaggttgttgtactggcaccacaacggccaggtctctaacctcctcggGAGCCTTTTGGGACGCAGCTCTGTTTCTGAAAGAATGACAAAAGGTTTGTACATTTAAAGCAGCTCGAATTTGTATATATGAGAGTCTAAGGTGATCATGAGAGTCTAAGTTGAATCGTGAGAGTCTAAGTTGAATCATGAGAGTCTAAGGTGAATCATGGAGCTAAGTTGAATCGTGAGAGTCTAAGTTGAATCATGAGAGTCTAAGGTGAATCTTTGGCTGTAAATGTGCACATCTCCTCTCTGACACATCTTCTCTGACACATCTCCTCTCTGCCACATCTCCTCTCTGACACATCTCTTCTCTGACATCTCTCTGACACATCTCCTCTCTGACACATCTCTCTGACATCTCTCTGACACATCTCTTCTCTGACACATCTCCTCTCTGACACATCTCTCTGACACATCTCCTCTCTGACACGTCTCCTCTCTGACACGTCTCCTCTCTGACTCATCTCCTCTCTGACACATCTCTTCTCTGACACATCTCCTCTCTGACACATCTCCTCTCTGACACATCTCTTCTCTGACACATCTCCTCTCTGACACATCTCCTCTCTGACACATCTCCTCTCTGACACATCTCCTCTCTGACACATCTCCTCTGACACATCTCCTCTCTGACACATCTCCTCTCTGACACATCTCCTCTTGACACATCTCTCTCTGACACTCTCTCTGACACATCTCCCTGACACATCTCCCTCTGACTCATCTCCTCTCTGACACATCTCTTCTCTGACACATCTCCTCTCTGACACATTCCTCTCTGACACATCTCTTCTCTGACACATCCCTCTCTGACACATCTCCTCTCTGACACATCTCTTCTCTGACATCTCTCTGACACATCTCCTCTCTGACACATCTCTCTGACATCTCTCTGACACATCTCTTCTCTGACACATCTCCTCTCTGACACGTCTCCTCTCTGACACGTCTCCTCTCTGACTCATCTCCTCTCTGACACGTCTCCTCTCTGACACGTCTCTTCTCTGACACGTCTCTTCTCTGACACATCTCCTCTCTGACATCTCTCTGACACATCTCTTCTCTGACACATCTCTTCTCTGACACATCTCTTCTCTGACACATCTCCTCtctgacacatctccttctctgACACTCTCCTCTCTGACACGTCTCTTCTCGGACACATCTCTTCTCTGACACATCTCTTCTCTGACACATCTCCTCCTCTGACACGTCTCCTCTCTGACACGTCTCCTCTCTGACACGTCTCCTCTCTGACACATCTCTTCTCTGACACATCTCCTCTCTGACACGTCTCCTCTCTGACATGTCTCCTCTCTGACACATCTCTTCTCTGACATCTCTCTGACACATCTCCTCTCGACACATCTCCTCTCTGACACATCTCCTCTCTGACACATCTCCTCTCTGACCATGTCTCCTCTCTGACACGTCTCTCTCTCGATCATCTCCTCTCTGACTCATCTCTTCTCTGACACATCTCCTCTCTGACACATCTCTGACACATCTCCTCTCTGACATCTCTCTGACACATCTCCTCTCTGACTCATCTCCTCTCTGACACATCCCCTCTTTAGACTGATACAGCCTGGGTGGCTGGGAAGATGGATACAGCCTGGGTGGGTGGGAAGTGTTTTAAATATAGTATAgtttgtgttctgtgttttttaaatacatttttttttgtggtttgtgCTTTTTAAAATAGTGTCATCTTTATTTTtattcacttcctcttcctctctgtgtctctctctacatttaaataaatgtatattattCCGCTATTTAGTCAATAAATGTCCGAGGCATCCGCGACGTAACGTATTCATTGCACTGCTCTACAGGTGCCACTTCATCACTTCAGACAGCTTGAAGAAAAGCCTAACAATAGAGCTACATTTCATCTGCATCACTCAACAACGTGGAATTAGTTTGAAAGCATCTCTACTTAATTGACCGTGTACTGTCAGTTGGTAGCTTATTATCCCCCCGTGAGGCTTACTATAAAGTGATATTGTATAGTACTGTATGGTAGTTAagtattataaattaaatattaATAGCGGTTaaggtcctggatgctgattggctgaaagccgtggcaTTTCAGACAGTGAACCACACGTATGACGGTatttattaaacatttttttactgttttatttatgtTAGTAACTAGTGGAATAGAAATATGTCACTTCGGGGGTCCTAGACGATGTTTCTAatcacagcccttagccgtggtatattggccgtattcCACACCACCTCGTGCCTCGGTGCTTAAATATAATGTAGGTTATATGTGGCTGATTCTTTACAGTATGATCCTAGTTCTCCagcctggtccaagatctgttYGTGATGTCTTGYCAACTGCTATGGTTATTGGGTTCAATAAGACTAGCCTGGTCCAAGATCACCcagtgctgtcttgccaactSCTATKGYCWWTGGGKTCAATWAGACTAGYCTGGTCCCAGATCTGTTYGTGCTGTCTWGCCAACTCCTATTGCCATTGGGGTCCAATAagactagtctggtcccagatctgtttgtgctgtatagccaatgACGGTATAAAACCATAGGAGTTGCCAGATAGCACagccagatctgggaccaggctagacatTTTCTACAAGAGGTCTGTACTGMTCCATGCTGTTTtctagactggtcccagatctgtttgtgctgtctatcCAACTCCTATTGCCATTGGGGTCAATAagactagtctggtcccagatcagcttgtgctgtcttgccaactcctgtgGTCATTGTCATCCCAAAGGAAACAATGtcgccctcttgaagcatgtgggacagcagactggcgataagattgattgaatatgtccgtacaacacaccagccagctggtctcgtCGCATGCTCTTGACACGCGCTCGTGGAAATGCCGTCTGGCCGCTCAGCCTTCGCAGGGTaaacgttaaatgttttactcacctcggctcatgaagagagcccgcaggttttggtaggggccgtgtcagtggcactgtattgtcctcaaagcggcaaaaagtgtttagcctgtctgggagcaagacatcctggtccgcgacggggctggttttctttttgtaatccgtgattgactgagaCCCTCCACATACCTACCCTTGTTCTGAGCTGTGAATTGCGACTgcatttgtctctgtactgggacttagcctgtttgattgccttgcggagagaatagctacactgttgtattcggtcatgcttccgtcaccttgccctggttaaacagtgttcgcgctttcagttttacgcgaatgctgccgtcaatcacagcgttttctggtttgggaattttaattgttgctgtgggtacgacatcgtcaatcgcacttcctaatgaactcgctcacccgaatcagcatattcgtccaatattgttgttggacgcaatgcaaCATATTCCATCCGcctgatcgaagcagtcttgaagcgtggatcagattggtcggaccagcgttgaacagacctgagcgcgggagctgttgttttagtttctgtttgtaggctggaatcaacaaaatgagtcgtggtcagcttttccgaaaggggcgaggccttatatgcgtcgcggaaattagtatacaaATGATctaggtttttccagccctggtagcacaatcgatatgctgatagaatttaggagttttgttttagattagccttgttaaaatccccagccacgatgaatgcagcctcaggggtgtggtttccagtttacaaagagtcagataaagttcgttcaggccatcatgtgtctgcttggggggaatatattacggctgtgattatgattgaagagaattcccttggtagataatgcggtcgacatttgattgtgaggagttcttagatcaggtgaacagaatgacttgagttcctgtgtgttgttatgatgatcacaccacgtctcgttaatcataaggcatacccccccgcccctcttcttaccagaaagatgtttgtttctgtcggcgcgatgcatgaagaaaccagctgctgcaccgactccgttagcgtctcttgagttagccatgtttccgtgaagcagaagcagttgcaatccctgatgtctctctggaatgctaccctggctcggatttcatcaaccttattgtcaagagactggacattggcgagtagtatgctagggagtggagcgcgatgtgcccgtctccgaagcctgaccacgagaccgcctcgttttccccttttaccGGCGTCGCacaggtcgccggctgggatcagatcctttgttttggtggaaggcaaaacactggatccgtttcgggaaagtcattccttaggaacgatgatgagttgacgttaatcgtatattcatagttcctcccgactgtatgtaatgaaacctaagattacctggggtaccgatgtaagaaaaaaccataaaaaaacaaaatactgcatatttctaAGGACACGCAAgcgggcggccatctcttttcgcgccgtgttgtgtgtgtgtgtgtgtgtgtgtgtgtgtgtgtgtgtgtgtgtgtgtgtgtgtgtgtgtgtgtgtgtgtgcttgtgttgtgtgtgtgtgttgtgtgNNNNNNNNNNNNNNNNNNNNNNNNNNNNNNNNNNNNNNNNNNNNNNNNNNNNNNNNNNNNNNNNNNNNNNNNNNNNNNNNNNNNNNNNNNNNNNNNNNNNNNNNNNNNNNNNNNNNNNNNNNNNNNNNNNNNNNNNNNNNNNNNNNNNNNNNNNNNNNNNNNNNNNNNNNNNNNNNNNNNNNNNNNNNNNNNNNNNNNNNNNNNNNNNNNNNNNNNNNNNNNNNNNNNNNNNNNNNNNNNNNNNNNNNNNNNNNNNNNNNNNNNNNNNNNNNNNNNNNNNNNNNNNNNNNNNNNNNNNNNNNNNNNNNNNNNNNNNNNNNNNNNNNNNNNNNNNNNNNNNNNNNNNNNNNNNNNNNNNNNNNNNNNNNNNNNNNNNNNNNNNNNNNNNNNNNNNNNNNNNNNNNNNNNNNNNNNNNNNNNNNNNNNNNNNNNNNNNNNNNNNNNNNNNNNNNNNNNNNNNNNNNNNNNNNNNNNNNNNNNNNNNNNNNNNNNNNNNNNNNNNNNNNNNNNNNNNNNNNNNNNNNNNNNNNNNNNNNNNNNNNNNNNNNNNNNNNNNNNNNNNNNNNNNNNNNNNNNNNNNNNNNNNNNNNNNNNNNNNNNNNNNNNNNNNNNNNNNNNNNNNNNNNNNNNNNNNNNNNNNNNNNNNNNNNNNNNNNNNNNNNNNNNNNNNNNNNNNNNNNNNNNNNNNNNNNNNNNNNNNNNNNNNNNNNNNNNNNNNNNNNNNNNNNNNNNNNNNNNNNNNNNNNNNNNNNNNNNNNNNNNNNNNNNNNNNNNNNNNNNNNNNNNNNNNNNNNNNNNNNNNNNNNNNNNNNNNNNNNNNNNNNNNNNNNNNNNNNNNNNNNNNNNNNNNNNNNNNNNNNNNNNNNNNNNNNNNNNNNNNNNNNNNNNNNNNNNNNNNNNNNNNNNNNNNNNNNNNNNNNNNNNNNNNNNNNNNNNNNNNNNNNNNNNNNNNNNNNNNNNNNNNNNNNNNNNNNNNNNNNNNNNNNNNNNNNNNNNNNNNNNNNNNNNNNNNNNNNNNNNNNNNNNNNNNNNNNNNNNNNNNNNNNNNNNNNNNNNNNNNNNNNNNNNNNNNNNNNNNNNNNNNNNNNNNNNNNNNNNNNNNNNNNNNNNNNNNNNNNNNNNNNNNNNNNNNNNNNNNNNNNNNNNNNNNNNNNNNNNNNNNNNNNNNNNNNNNNNNNNNNNNNNNNNNNNNNNNNNNNNNNNNNNNNNNNNNNNNNNNNNNNNNNNNNNNNNNNNNNNNNNNNNNNNNNNNNNNNNNNNNNNNNNNNNNNNNNNNNNNNNNNNNNNNNNNNNNNNNNNNNNNNNNNNNNNNNNNNNNNNNNNNNNNNNNNNNNNNNNNNNNNNNNNNNNNNNNNNNNNNNNNNNNNNNNNNNNNNNNNNNNNNNNNNNNNNNNNNNNNNNNNNNNNNNNNNNNNNNNNNNNNNNNNNNNNNNNNNNNNNNNNNNNNNNNNNNNNNNNNNNNNNNNNNNNNNNNNNNNNNNNNNNNNNNNNNNNNNNNNNNNNNNNNNNNNNNNNNNNNNNNNNNNNNNNNNNNNNNNNNNNNNNNNNNNNNNNNNNNNNNNNNNNNNNNNNNNNNNNNNNNNNNNNNNNNNNNNNNNNNNNNNNNNNNNNNNNNNNNNNNNNNNNNNNNNNNNNNNNNNNNNNNNNNNNNNNNNNNNNNNNNNNNNNNNNNNNNNNNNNNNNNNNNNNNNNNNNNNNNNNNNNNNNNNNNNNNNNNNNNNNNNNNNNNNNNNNNNNNNNNNNNNNNNNNNNNNNNNNNNNNNNNNNNNNNNNNNNNNNNNNNNNNNNNNNNNNNNNNNNNNNNNNNNNNNNNNNNNNNNNNNNNNNNNNNNNNNNNNNNNNNNNNNNNNNNNNNNNNNNNNNNNNNNNNNNNNNNNNNNNNNNNNNNNNNNNNNNNNNNNNNNNNNNNNNNNNNNNNNNNNNNNNNNNNNNNNNNNNNNNNNNNNNNNNNNNNNNNNNNNNNNNNNNNNNNNNNNNNNNNNNNNNNNNNNNNNNNNNNNNNNNNNNNNNNNNNNNNNNNNNNNNNNNNNNNNNNNNNNNNNNNNNGAGCATACTAGGAGTTGGATATTAAATACAAACAGACCGGACCAAGGGTCCTACTCTGTGAGGCGAGGTCAACCTAGTCTGAAACGGAGCTGTGAGGCTGAGGATCAACCTAGTCTGAAACACGAGCTGTGAGGCTGAGGATCAACCTAGTCTGAAACAGAGCTGTGAGCTGAGGATCAACCTAGTCTGAAACACGAGCTGTGAGGCTGAGGGATCAACCTAGTCTGAAACACGAGCTGTGAGGCTGAGGGATCAACCTAGTCTGAAACACGAGCTGTGAGGCTGAGGGACAACTAGTCTGAAACGGGAAGCTGGGCTTTGTGCTACTTTGAATGGATTTGTATAACAACATTACATCAGATTAACATCTATTGAAACAGGAGTACTCTCCCTCCAACTGCTGTATGTTTGACTGAGGCAGTGaagaggtcagtgtgtgtgtgcaaatcaaatcaaatatttattagtcacatacacatggttagcagatgttaatgcgagtgttagcgaaagtgcttgtgcttctagttcccacAATGcatgtaataaccaacaagtaatctaacctaacaattccacacataCTTACCTATTCTTATCACatcacacaagtgtaagggataagaatatgtacataaagatatatgaatgagtggtggtacagaacggcatggcagatgcagtagatggtatagagtacggtatatacatatgagatgtgataatgtagggtatgtaaacataaagtggcatagtttaaagtggctagtggtacatgtattacataaagatggcaagatgcaggaGAGTAATTATATgagtcagtatatacatatgagatgggtaatgtaagggtatgtaaacattaattaagtggcatggtttaaagtggctagcggtacatt encodes the following:
- the LOC139026319 gene encoding uncharacterized protein, with the protein product MVREEMCQRGDVSERRCVERRCVREMSEKRCVREETCQRGDVSERRCVREEMCQRGDVSERRRVREETCQRRRCVREEMCQRRDVSEKRRVREESVREGDVSERRCVREEMCQRRDVSEKRCVREMSERRCVREETCQRRDVSERRRVREEMSQRGDVSERRRVREEMCQRRDVSERCQRDVSERRCVREMSEKRCVREEMCQRGMCQRRDVSERNVSERRCVREEMCQRGDESEGDVSGRCVRESVRERCVKRRCVREEMCQRGDVSEEMCQRGDVSERRCVREEMCQRGDVSEKRCVREEMCQRGDVSEKRCVREEMSQRGDVSERRRVREEMCQRDVSERRCVREEMCQRDVREMCQRGDVSERCQRRDVSERRCGREEMCQRRCVREEMCTFTAKDSP